In Pseudoalteromonas piratica, the following proteins share a genomic window:
- a CDS encoding DUF3369 domain-containing protein, protein MASDFLFSDESEQTPEQENNSGTWKVLIVDDEPEVHAVTKLALSDFSFQNKRLEFISAFSGKEAEKLILAHPDAAIVLLDVVMESDDAGLKVAQFIREDAKNNHVRIILRTGQPGQAPERHVIVNYDINDYKSKTELTAQKLFTVVMSSLRSYRDILSIEQSRQGLEKIITASRDIFSAHSMDTFIHGVMQQLTSILGSVDEAMYATSLVASNPNDKEQELIVFAGQGDFEKSEGKPVKQVLTEKQLLACQEALNNKSIVYEEDYLFAFCSSRFNHSSMLYVSGIPKVLTQTHKDLIEIFSQNVQIAYENVQLQSEVEDTQREIVYRLSEAVEQRSSETGNHVKRVSLICYELAKGYGLAEKESEILRYAAPLHDVGKVGIPDTILHKPSKLDEEEWRVMQTHAIKGHDILSGSRRDIIQAGAILARDHHEKWDGTGYPRGLKEEEIHIYGRIVALADVYDALRHKRCYKDAWSLQQVVTELENQKGKHFEPKLVDVLLNNIDSFEQILKNYPE, encoded by the coding sequence ATGGCAAGTGATTTTTTATTTTCGGATGAATCAGAGCAAACTCCTGAACAAGAAAATAATAGCGGTACTTGGAAAGTATTAATTGTAGATGATGAACCCGAAGTCCATGCAGTAACTAAGCTTGCACTTAGTGATTTTTCATTTCAAAACAAAAGATTAGAATTTATTAGTGCATTTTCCGGTAAAGAAGCTGAAAAACTAATCTTAGCACACCCAGACGCTGCAATCGTGCTACTCGACGTTGTCATGGAATCAGATGATGCGGGATTAAAAGTAGCGCAATTTATACGGGAAGATGCCAAAAATAATCACGTGCGAATCATTTTACGTACTGGGCAGCCCGGCCAAGCGCCTGAGAGACATGTTATTGTTAATTACGATATTAATGACTACAAATCGAAAACAGAATTAACAGCGCAAAAGTTGTTTACAGTGGTGATGTCGAGTCTACGTTCTTATCGTGATATTTTATCTATCGAACAATCCCGCCAAGGTCTTGAAAAAATTATTACGGCTTCACGGGATATTTTTTCAGCACATTCTATGGACACCTTTATTCACGGTGTGATGCAGCAACTAACCTCTATCTTAGGTTCAGTTGATGAAGCAATGTATGCAACGTCACTGGTTGCAAGTAATCCAAATGACAAAGAGCAAGAGCTGATAGTTTTCGCTGGCCAAGGTGATTTTGAGAAAAGCGAAGGCAAGCCCGTAAAACAGGTATTAACTGAAAAACAATTATTAGCCTGCCAAGAAGCATTAAACAATAAAAGCATTGTTTACGAAGAAGATTACCTGTTTGCATTTTGCTCGAGCCGATTTAATCACAGTTCAATGCTGTATGTGTCAGGTATTCCAAAAGTATTAACGCAAACACATAAAGACCTAATCGAAATATTTTCGCAAAATGTTCAAATAGCCTATGAGAATGTGCAACTGCAATCAGAAGTTGAAGATACTCAACGTGAAATTGTCTATCGTCTAAGTGAAGCTGTAGAACAACGCTCCTCCGAAACTGGTAACCATGTAAAACGTGTTTCATTAATTTGTTATGAACTTGCAAAAGGCTATGGATTAGCTGAAAAAGAATCTGAAATCTTACGCTATGCAGCACCTTTACACGATGTTGGCAAAGTGGGTATTCCAGACACAATTCTTCATAAGCCAAGTAAATTAGATGAGGAAGAATGGCGCGTAATGCAAACGCACGCGATAAAAGGGCACGATATTTTGTCGGGCTCTCGTCGTGATATTATTCAAGCTGGCGCCATTTTAGCACGCGACCATCACGAAAAATGGGATGGCACGGGTTACCCTCGAGGGCTAAAAGAAGAAGAAATCCATATCTATGGGCGTATTGTTGCACTCGCTGATGTGTATGATGCATTAAGACATAAACGCTGTTATAAAGATGCTTGGAGCTTACAACAGGTAGTCACAGAATTGGAAAATCAAAAAGGTAAGCACTTTGAACCAAAACTGGTCGACGTTTTGCTTAATAATATTGATAGCTTTGAACAAATACTTAAAAATTATCCAGAGTAG
- the prmC gene encoding peptide chain release factor N(5)-glutamine methyltransferase produces the protein MSNYSLSQALAFGASALTPSSESPKLDAEVLLLATINRSRTYLFTWPEKELSDEQQARFLSFIEQRSQGKPVAHITQYREFWSLNFKVSPATLIPRPDTETLVELALDKAINKQGKLLDLGTGTGAIALSLASELPDWQVTAVDYQLDAVLLANENKSQLGITNAEMLQSDWFSALAGEKFDLIVSNPPYIDPQDPHLQQGDVRFEPLSALIAEKKGMADLEFIITKSREYLNESGWLLLEHGYDQGQLVRDFFAKMAYKVITTEKDLGGNDRVTLAQWAPE, from the coding sequence ATGAGTAATTATTCGTTATCACAAGCACTTGCGTTTGGCGCAAGTGCTTTAACACCGAGCTCAGAGTCGCCGAAATTAGATGCCGAAGTGCTTTTATTGGCAACCATAAATCGATCACGTACTTACCTCTTTACATGGCCTGAAAAAGAGCTCTCGGATGAGCAGCAAGCTCGGTTTTTATCTTTCATTGAACAACGTAGTCAAGGCAAACCTGTCGCGCACATTACTCAGTATCGAGAATTTTGGAGTCTTAACTTCAAAGTGAGTCCTGCGACTTTAATTCCTCGTCCGGATACAGAAACCCTGGTTGAACTTGCTCTTGATAAAGCTATCAACAAACAAGGTAAACTGCTTGATTTAGGTACAGGCACGGGTGCCATCGCTTTATCACTTGCCAGTGAATTGCCTGATTGGCAAGTAACAGCGGTTGATTATCAATTGGATGCGGTGTTACTTGCTAACGAAAATAAATCTCAGCTAGGTATTACCAATGCGGAAATGTTACAAAGCGATTGGTTTAGTGCGTTAGCGGGTGAAAAGTTTGATTTAATTGTCTCTAACCCGCCTTATATTGACCCACAAGATCCACATTTACAGCAAGGTGATGTTAGGTTTGAACCATTGTCAGCTTTAATCGCTGAAAAAAAAGGCATGGCAGATCTAGAGTTTATAATCACCAAGAGTCGAGAATATTTAAATGAATCTGGCTGGTTATTACTAGAGCATGGTTATGATCAAGGTCAGTTAGTACGTGATTTTTTTGCAAAAATGGCATATAAAGTTATAACAACAGAGAAAGATTTAGGCGGCAATGACCGCGTAACTTTAGCACAATGGGCACCTGAGTAA
- the lolB gene encoding lipoprotein insertase outer membrane protein LolB, which produces MQLRMIFVIFLVFLSGCAGQYFDNATVKENWQRQLLQQDTWQVTGKLAVIQTKKRQSVNLFWSTSPNKDNLNLTSFVGTSVLSLEKTPIQTTLDINGETHTGKNAQALVFWLTGMNLPFLDDPHWLKGLPNTQDYVADERNRVSQASLTDTKGELWQIRYSDYKKHGGYWLPYAITLTHNTVKLKLKVYSWQI; this is translated from the coding sequence ATGCAATTACGCATGATATTTGTCATATTTTTAGTCTTTTTATCTGGTTGTGCAGGTCAATATTTCGATAATGCGACGGTAAAAGAAAATTGGCAAAGACAATTACTTCAACAAGATACCTGGCAAGTAACAGGAAAGCTGGCGGTTATTCAAACAAAAAAACGACAAAGCGTTAATTTATTTTGGTCAACCTCTCCTAACAAAGACAATTTAAATCTGACAAGTTTTGTCGGTACATCTGTTTTGTCTTTAGAAAAAACGCCAATTCAAACCACACTCGATATTAACGGTGAAACGCATACTGGCAAAAATGCACAAGCGCTAGTTTTTTGGTTAACGGGAATGAACTTACCGTTTTTAGACGATCCCCATTGGTTAAAAGGCTTGCCCAACACTCAAGATTATGTCGCAGATGAGCGCAATCGCGTTAGCCAGGCTTCCCTAACAGATACTAAAGGCGAACTGTGGCAAATTCGTTATTCCGATTATAAAAAACATGGTGGTTACTGGCTGCCATACGCAATCACGCTTACTCACAATACCGTTAAACTTAAATTAAAAGTATATTCATGGCAGATTTAA
- the prfA gene encoding peptide chain release factor 1, with amino-acid sequence MKESVYRKLETLVERYEEVQALLSDPDVISDQDRFRALSKEYSELEEVTKAFNAYRQAEDDVVTAEEMLKDNDPDMREMAQEEYKEAKANIEKLEDELQVLMLPKDPRDNNNVFLEVRAGTGGDEAAIFAGDLFRMYSRYAETQKWKVDIVSTNEGEHGGFKEVIANISGDGVYGKLKFESGAHRVQRVPETESQGRVHTSACTVAVMAEIPEAEAIEINPSDLKIDTFRASGAGGQHVNKTDSAIRITHLPTGVVVECQDERSQHKNKAKALSVLASRLQQAEDEKRMAAEASERRNLVGSGDRSERIRTYNYPQGRVTDHRINLTLYKLNEVVEGDLGAIVDPLVLEHQADMLAAMGDE; translated from the coding sequence ATGAAAGAATCCGTTTATAGAAAATTAGAAACGCTTGTTGAGCGTTATGAAGAAGTTCAAGCATTACTGAGTGATCCTGATGTGATTTCAGATCAAGACCGTTTCAGAGCCTTGTCAAAAGAGTATTCTGAGCTTGAAGAAGTAACCAAAGCATTTAATGCATATCGTCAGGCTGAAGATGACGTAGTCACAGCAGAAGAAATGCTGAAAGATAACGACCCTGATATGCGTGAAATGGCGCAAGAAGAATATAAAGAAGCAAAAGCAAATATCGAAAAACTTGAAGATGAGCTTCAAGTATTAATGCTGCCAAAAGACCCACGTGACAATAACAATGTGTTTCTTGAAGTACGTGCTGGTACAGGTGGTGATGAAGCTGCGATCTTTGCCGGTGATTTATTCCGTATGTATAGCCGTTATGCTGAGACGCAAAAATGGAAAGTGGATATCGTTAGCACCAATGAAGGTGAACACGGCGGTTTTAAAGAAGTGATTGCCAATATTTCTGGTGACGGTGTTTACGGAAAACTTAAATTTGAATCAGGTGCGCACCGTGTTCAACGTGTACCTGAAACCGAGTCGCAAGGACGTGTGCATACGTCAGCGTGTACCGTGGCTGTTATGGCCGAAATTCCAGAAGCGGAAGCGATTGAAATCAATCCATCGGATCTGAAAATTGATACATTCCGTGCATCAGGTGCCGGTGGTCAGCACGTTAACAAAACCGATTCAGCGATTCGTATTACTCACTTGCCAACGGGTGTTGTTGTTGAGTGTCAGGATGAACGTTCTCAGCATAAGAATAAAGCGAAGGCACTTAGTGTTCTTGCGTCACGATTACAACAGGCAGAAGATGAAAAACGCATGGCTGCAGAAGCCAGTGAACGTCGAAATCTAGTCGGTAGTGGTGACCGCTCTGAACGTATTCGTACTTATAACTATCCGCAGGGACGTGTAACTGATCACCGTATTAACCTTACGCTTTATAAATTAAACGAAGTGGTTGAAGGTGATTTAGGTGCAATCGTTGACCCGTTAGTTCTTGAGCACCAAGCGGACATGCTTGCAGCAATGGGCGATGAGTAA
- the ispE gene encoding 4-(cytidine 5'-diphospho)-2-C-methyl-D-erythritol kinase — MADLTTLSLIAPAKLNLFLHINGRLTNGYHELETLFVFLDYGDRLHFKRTSDNAITLKTQIDGLPDQENLIFKAANALKLATNTSFGAEISFEKHLPSGGGVGGGSSDAATTLLALNALWQLDLSLQELADIGVQLGADVPVFINGHAAIAHGIGEQLEAVELAETWYLVVHPNVHISTGLIFNDPDLPRNTPKLSSHWQSVQHTNDCEELVKKRYPEVEKTLNWLLKYGPSRMTGTGACCFVSFETQQAAQAALTSLPDSWQGFVARSTNISPAHSELRTKLN, encoded by the coding sequence ATGGCAGATTTAACAACGCTTTCGCTTATTGCACCCGCAAAACTAAATTTATTTCTTCATATTAATGGGCGTTTAACTAACGGATACCATGAACTCGAAACCTTATTTGTGTTTTTAGATTATGGCGATCGTTTGCATTTTAAGCGCACATCTGACAACGCAATTACATTAAAAACCCAGATAGACGGTTTACCAGACCAAGAAAACCTTATTTTTAAAGCCGCAAATGCATTAAAACTCGCGACAAATACTTCGTTTGGCGCAGAAATTTCATTTGAAAAACATCTACCAAGTGGTGGTGGCGTTGGTGGTGGCTCATCTGATGCTGCGACAACCCTACTTGCGCTTAATGCTCTGTGGCAATTAGATTTATCGCTACAAGAACTTGCTGATATTGGCGTACAACTTGGCGCTGATGTTCCTGTATTTATCAATGGTCATGCGGCCATTGCACATGGAATAGGTGAGCAACTCGAAGCGGTTGAACTTGCTGAAACCTGGTACTTAGTAGTGCATCCAAACGTACATATTAGCACCGGGCTTATCTTTAATGATCCCGACTTACCTCGTAATACACCCAAATTATCAAGCCATTGGCAAAGTGTTCAACACACTAATGACTGCGAAGAGTTAGTTAAAAAGCGCTATCCTGAGGTTGAAAAGACCCTTAACTGGTTGCTAAAATACGGTCCGTCGAGAATGACAGGTACCGGCGCATGTTGTTTTGTCAGTTTTGAAACTCAACAAGCTGCCCAAGCAGCATTAACTTCGCTCCCTGATTCTTGGCAAGGCTTTGTAGCAAGAAGTACGAATATATCTCCAGCACATTCGGAGCTACGTACTAAACTAAATTAA
- the hemA gene encoding glutamyl-tRNA reductase encodes MTIVALGINHKTASVELRERVAFSPEQINDALNQLCHQNGVNEAVVVSTCNRTELYCILENQQPQVLIDWLAEFHKISEAELSQHIYQHQDFSAIQHLMRVSVGLDSLVLGEPQILGQIKQAYAKAKQAGVVNALLERLFQKCFSVAKQVRTETDIGSSAVSVAYAAVNLAKHIYGNLEPTKVLLIGAGETIELVARHLYQNGCQHMTVANRTLSRAENLATEFNAKVVPLARVPESLTEADIVISSTASTLPIIGKGMVEQALKARRYKPMLLVDIAVPRDIESQVAELDDAYLYSVDDLQEIVNQNMESRERAAAEAENIIVDKANEFVTWRNTLDSVDIIRSYRENIEQIKLELVQKAQGQLKSGKEPEKVLNELANKLANRIIHSPTKAIKQAAEEDDIAKLAQIKKVLDLDN; translated from the coding sequence ATGACCATAGTTGCTTTAGGCATTAATCATAAAACAGCATCTGTTGAATTAAGAGAACGTGTAGCCTTTTCTCCTGAGCAAATCAACGATGCCCTTAACCAGCTTTGCCATCAAAATGGGGTTAATGAAGCCGTAGTGGTGTCTACCTGTAATCGCACTGAATTGTATTGTATCCTTGAAAATCAACAACCCCAAGTGCTTATTGATTGGCTCGCAGAATTTCACAAAATTAGCGAAGCTGAGTTGTCGCAGCATATTTACCAACATCAAGATTTTTCAGCCATTCAACATTTGATGCGTGTTTCAGTAGGCTTAGACTCATTAGTATTGGGTGAGCCGCAAATTTTAGGGCAAATTAAACAAGCGTATGCCAAAGCAAAGCAAGCTGGGGTTGTAAACGCTTTATTAGAACGTTTATTCCAAAAATGTTTTTCAGTCGCAAAACAAGTGCGCACCGAAACAGATATAGGCTCAAGTGCGGTTTCGGTAGCATATGCAGCAGTTAATCTCGCCAAACATATCTATGGTAATTTAGAGCCGACGAAAGTATTACTGATTGGTGCGGGTGAAACGATTGAGTTAGTGGCACGACACCTTTACCAAAATGGCTGCCAGCATATGACGGTTGCAAACCGTACCTTGTCTCGAGCAGAAAACTTGGCAACCGAGTTTAACGCAAAAGTCGTTCCTTTAGCACGCGTACCAGAAAGCTTGACTGAAGCGGATATAGTGATCAGTTCAACAGCAAGTACCTTACCAATAATTGGTAAAGGTATGGTTGAACAAGCTTTAAAAGCCAGACGCTATAAACCTATGTTGCTAGTCGATATTGCTGTTCCCCGCGATATTGAAAGCCAAGTTGCTGAGCTTGATGATGCTTATTTATATTCTGTTGATGATCTACAAGAAATTGTGAATCAAAACATGGAATCGCGTGAGCGAGCTGCTGCCGAAGCTGAAAACATTATTGTCGATAAAGCCAATGAGTTTGTTACTTGGAGAAATACCCTAGATTCAGTTGATATTATCCGCTCATACCGAGAAAATATTGAACAAATTAAATTAGAGTTAGTACAAAAGGCGCAAGGTCAGTTAAAATCAGGTAAAGAGCCCGAGAAAGTGCTAAATGAACTTGCTAATAAATTAGCAAATCGCATTATACATTCACCCACAAAAGCGATTAAGCAAGCTGCAGAAGAAGACGATATTGCCAAGCTTGCGCAAATCAAAAAAGTGTTAGATTTAGATAATTAA
- a CDS encoding ribose-phosphate pyrophosphokinase — MPDMKLFAGNATPELAQKVAKRLYIDLGDAEVGRFSDGEISVQINENVRGSDVFIVQSTCAPTNDNLMELIVMVDALRRASAGRITAVIPYFGYSRQDRRVRSARVPITAKVVADFLSSVGVDRVLTVDLHAEQIQGFFDVPVDNVFGSPILLEDMKEKNFDDVVVVSPDIGGVVRARAIAKLLDDTDLAIIDKRRPRANVSQVMHIIGDVEGRDCIIVDDMIDTGGTLCKAAEALKEHGARRVFAYATHPVLSGAAAENIKNSVIDEVIVTDSVPLTEELKAIDKIKVLTLADMLAETIRRVSNEESISALFEH; from the coding sequence GTGCCAGACATGAAGCTCTTCGCTGGTAACGCAACGCCTGAGTTAGCTCAAAAAGTTGCAAAACGCTTATACATTGATCTTGGTGACGCTGAAGTTGGTCGTTTTAGTGACGGTGAAATTAGCGTTCAAATCAACGAAAACGTACGTGGTTCTGACGTTTTCATCGTACAATCTACTTGTGCGCCTACAAATGACAACTTAATGGAATTAATCGTAATGGTTGACGCACTTCGTCGTGCATCAGCTGGCCGTATCACAGCGGTAATCCCATATTTCGGTTATTCTCGCCAAGATCGACGCGTGCGCAGTGCTCGTGTACCTATCACAGCGAAAGTAGTTGCTGATTTCCTTTCAAGTGTTGGTGTTGACCGTGTTCTTACGGTTGATTTACATGCTGAACAAATTCAAGGTTTCTTCGACGTTCCTGTTGACAATGTTTTCGGTAGCCCAATTCTACTCGAAGATATGAAAGAGAAGAATTTTGATGATGTTGTGGTTGTATCACCTGATATTGGCGGTGTAGTACGTGCCCGTGCCATTGCAAAACTCTTAGATGATACAGATCTTGCAATTATCGATAAGCGTCGCCCACGCGCTAACGTATCGCAAGTAATGCACATCATTGGTGACGTTGAAGGTCGCGACTGTATCATCGTAGATGATATGATCGACACTGGTGGTACACTATGTAAAGCTGCAGAAGCATTAAAAGAACATGGTGCTCGCCGCGTATTTGCCTATGCAACTCACCCTGTTTTATCAGGTGCAGCAGCTGAAAACATCAAAAACTCAGTAATTGATGAAGTGATCGTAACTGACTCTGTACCACTTACTGAAGAATTAAAAGCTATTGACAAGATTAAAGTACTTACACTTGCCGATATGCTTGCTGAAACAATTCGTCGCGTAAGTAACGAAGAATCAATTTCAGCCCTTTTTGAGCACTAA